The following coding sequences lie in one Phyllopteryx taeniolatus isolate TA_2022b chromosome 4, UOR_Ptae_1.2, whole genome shotgun sequence genomic window:
- the wdr83 gene encoding WD repeat domain-containing protein 83 encodes MSFPLPKPQTPQLPQHLLRTIDCQQGAVRAVRFNVDGQYLLSCGGDKSLKLWSGSRGTLLKTYSGHGYEVLDADGSFDNSNICSCSSDKTVILWDVATGQVARKLRGHAGKVNCVQFNEEATVILSGSLDGTVRCWDTRSRKNEPIQVLDEARDSVSSLKVSKHEILTGSVDGQVRRYDLRMGQLHVDFLNSPITCVCFSQDGQCTLSSSLDSTVRLLDKSTGEMLGEYTGHTMKGYKLECCLSSKDTHVLSCSEDGHVYFWDLVEGCLSLKLPVGKAVVQSLSFHPTQTRLLTASEGRVQVWAAELEDPDENDNDNVTMAT; translated from the exons ATGTCGTTTCCTCTCCCCAAACCTCAGACTCCTCAGCTTCCTCAACATCTTCTCCGCACCATCGACTGTCAACAAGGAGCCGTCAGAGCAGTGCGCTTCAATG TGGATGGTCAGTACCTGCTCTCCTGCGGTGGTGACAAGTCTCTGAAGCTCTGGAGCGGCAGCCGAGGGACGCTGCTCAAGACGTACAGCGGCCACGGATATGAGGTTCTGGATGCTGACGG gtcATTTGACAACAGTAATATCTGCTCGTGCAGTTCTGACAAGACTGTGATCCTGTGGGACGTGGCCACGGGTCAGGTGGCTCGAAAACTCCGTGGACACGCCGGG AAAGTCAACTGTGTGCAGTTCAACGAAGAGGCCACCGTCATTCTGTCTG GCTCCTTAGACGGGACGGTGCGCTGCTGGGACACCAGGTCCCGTAAGAACGAACCCATCCAAGTTTTGGACGAGGCCCGGGACAGCGTCAGTAGCCTGAAGGTGTCCAAACACGAGATCCTCACCGG GTCTGTGGACGGCCAAGTGAGACGTTACGACCTGAGGATGGGACAACTTCACGTGGACTTCCTCAACA GTCCCATCACATGTGTATGCTTCAGTCAGGATGGCCAGTGCACGCTCAGCTCCAGTCTGGACTCCACAGTCAGATTGCTGGATAAGAGCACGGGAGAAATGCTGGGAGA GTACACTGGACACACGATGAAGGGATACAAGCTTGAGTGCTGTCTGTCCAGCAAAGACACTCACGTGCTGAGCTGCTCTGAGGATGGACATGTCTACTTCTGGGACTTGGTGGAG ggttGTTTGTCGCTGAAGCTTCCTGTGGGCAAAGCTGTGGTCCAGTCTTTGTCCTTCCACCCTACGCAGACGCGCCTCCTCACCGCCAGCGAGGGCCGCGTACAAGTGTGGGCGGCCGAGCTGGAAGATCCCGatgaaaatgacaatgacaatgtcaCCATGGCAACGTGA
- the wdr83os gene encoding protein Asterix isoform X3, whose amino-acid sequence MSSNNMSDPRRQNKILRYKPPTTETNPTLEDPTPDYMNLLGMIFSMCGLMLKLKWCAWIAVYCSFISFANSRSSEDTKQMMSSFMLSISAVVMSYLQNPQPMSPPW is encoded by the exons ATGTCCTCCAACAACATGTCGGATCCCAGGAGACAAAACAAGATACTACG GTACAAGCCCCCCACCACGGAGACCAACCCCACACTGGAGGACCCCACGCCGGACTACATGAACCTGCTGGGCATGATCTTCAGCATGTGTGGGCTGATGCTCAAG TTGAAGTGGTGCGCCTGGATCGCCGTCTACTGCTCCTTCATCAGCTTCGCCAACTCCAGGAGCTCTGAGGACACCAAACAGATGATGAGCAGCTTCAT GTTGTCCATCTCGGCCGTGGTCATGTCTTACCTTCAGAACCCTCAGCCCATGTCGCCGCCGTGGTAA
- the wdr83os gene encoding protein Asterix isoform X1 has translation MSSNNMSDPRRQNKILRYKPPTTETNPTLEDPTPDYMNLLGMIFSMCGLMLKLKWCAWIAVYCSFISFANSRSSEDTKQMMSSFMAAGVLDPIPAIFGREAGYTLNWSPANHSTAHINKQPFTFSPTGNLESSMNLPCMLLGCGRKPEYLEKTQTPRRQGQI, from the exons ATGTCCTCCAACAACATGTCGGATCCCAGGAGACAAAACAAGATACTACG GTACAAGCCCCCCACCACGGAGACCAACCCCACACTGGAGGACCCCACGCCGGACTACATGAACCTGCTGGGCATGATCTTCAGCATGTGTGGGCTGATGCTCAAG TTGAAGTGGTGCGCCTGGATCGCCGTCTACTGCTCCTTCATCAGCTTCGCCAACTCCAGGAGCTCTGAGGACACCAAACAGATGATGAGCAGCTTCAT ggccgctggcgtgctggatcctatcccagctatctttgggcgagaggcggggtacaccctgaactggtcgccagccaatcattccacggcacacataaacaaacaaccattcacattctcacctacgggcaatttggagtcttcaatgaacctaccatgcatgcttttgggatgtgggaggaaaccagagtacctggagaaaacacaaactccacgcaggcaaggccagatttga
- the yju2b gene encoding probable splicing factor YJU2B: protein MGERKGTNKYYPPDFDPAKHGSLNGYHKTHALRERARKLSQGILIIRFEMPYNIWCDGCKNHIGMGVRYNAEKKKVGNYFTTPIYRFRMKCHLCVNHIEMQTDPAACDYVIVSGASRKEERWDMADNEQILTTEREEKEKLETDAMFKLDHGGKDKEKLNKALPSLLELQDHQAAWKDDFQINSALRRKFRTEKKVMVEKEEKDDAVRTRTNLSIPLLPERAEDMRLAALLSFQTPDSYDDKQRSKRQEISSRSWFNSTPGGTTTTTTTSGGLLHKLGLQGKEAAVAKALGPSRTPLIRRKSDPQEAPLSSSSREVVTTEQDASAASLGSLVPNYSDSDSDHGH from the exons ATG GGAGAACGAAAAGGAACAAACAAGTACTATCCACCGGACTTCGATCCGGCTAAG CACGGCTCTCTCAATGGATACCACAAAACACACGCCCTGCGGGAGCGTGCAAGGAAGCTGTCCCAGGGCATCCTCATCATCAG GTTTGAAATGCCGTACAACATCTGGTGTGACGGCTGCAAGAACCACATCGGCATGG GAGTCCGATACAATgcagagaagaagaaagtgggCAACTACTTCACCACTCCAATCTACAG GTTCCGGATGAAGTGCCACCTGTGCGTCAACCACATCGAGATGCAGACGGACCCGGCCGCCTGCGACTATGTCATCGTCAGCGGCGCCAGCAGGAAGGAGGAGCGATGGGACATGGCCGACAACGAGCAGATACTCACCACCG AGCGTGAAGAGAAGGAGAAGCTGGAGACGGACGCCATGTTCAAGCTGGACCACGGCGGGAAGGACAAGGAGAAGCTGAACAAGGCTTTGCCCTCACTACTGGAGCTCCAGGACCACCAGGCCGCATGGAAGGATGACTTCCAGATCAACAGTGCCCTGCGCAGGAAGTTCAGG ACGGAGAAGAAGGTGATGgtggagaaggaggagaaggacGATGCGGTGCGGACGAGGACCAACCTGAGCATCCCGCTGCTGCCCGAGCGCGCCGAGGACATGAGGCTGGCGGCGTTGCTCAGCTTCCAGACGCCAGACT CGTACGACGACAAGCAGCGCAGCAAACGCCAGGAGATCTCCTCACGCTCGTGGTTCAACTCCACTCCAGGGggtaccaccaccaccaccaccacctccggGGGTCTGCTCCACAAGTTGGGACTGCAGGGCAAAGAGGCGGCCGTGGCCAAAGCTCTGGGACCCTCACGGACCCCCCTAATCCGCAGGAAGTCGGACCCCCAGGAAGCGCCGTTGTCATCGTCGTCACGGGAAGTCGTTACTACTGAGCAGGACGCAAGTGCGGCAAGTTTGGGCTCCCTGGTGCCCAACTACAGCGACTCGGACTCGGACCACGGGCACTGA
- the LOC133476790 gene encoding transcription factor IIIA-like: protein MASLLRQTSLCRVPVYRSRLTMEGDTRPHKRYICSFPACAAAYNKQWKLDAHLCSHTGVRPHACPQDGCEKSFSSPYHLSRHQLTHSGLRPFPCAVAGCAEAFTTNSNRARHCDRVHSGAAETMPYVCTAAECGAAFKKHRQLKAHMSERHTHAPAYACAHDGCDMRFSFPSRLKRHLKVHQGYPCNHAGCTFTGSTWTEYVRHRKEQHRPKVSCQECGKAFKDAWFLEQHRRVHADTRLVYRCPRDACDRSFTTTFNLQSHLRAFHDELRPFACDHPDCDRTFAMKQSLQRHRVVHDPQRKKMTRPKKSLASRLSGFSDKMAKGRLSESRKSPGPVELVHLLQDTALLGGPPQELSPLML from the exons ATGGCCTCACTTCTTCGCCAAACATCTCTG TGCCGGGTTCCAGTATACCGAAGCCGGTTAACGATGGAGGGTGACACTCGGCCGCACAAGCGCTACATCTGCTCATTTCCGGCGTGCGCGGCGGCCTACAACAAGCAGTGGAAGCTGGACGCCCATCTGTGCTCGCACACGGGCGTCAGGCCGCACGCGTGTCCGCAAGACGGCTGCGAGAAGTCCTTCTCCAGCCCCTACCACCTGAGCCGCCACCAGCTCACCCACAGCGGCCTGCGCCCCTTTCCGTGCGCGGTGGCAGGCTGCGCGGAAGCCTTCACCACCAACTCCAACCGCGCGCGGCACTGCGACCGCGTCCACTCAGGCGCGGCGGAGACGATGCCCTACGTGTGCACGGCGGCCGAGTGCGGCGCCGCGTTCAAGAAGCACCGGCAGCTCAAGGCCCACATGAGCGAGCGCCACACACACGCTCCCGCGTACGCTTGCGCGCACGACGGCTGCGACATGCGCTTCAGCTTTCCGAGCCGCCTCAAGCGACACCTCAAG GTGCACCAAGGCTACCCCTGCAACCACGCAGGCTGCACCTTCACAGGGTCCACGTGGACCGAGTACGTGAGGCACCGCAAGGAGCAGCACCGACCCAAAGTGTCATGTCAGGAGTGTGGCAAGGCTTTCAAGGATGCTTGGTTCCTGGAGCAGCACCGGCGCGTGCATGCCGACACACGACTGGTGTACCGGTGCCCGCGCGACGCGTGTGACCGCTCCTTCACCACCACCTTCAACCTGCAGAGCCACCTGCGGGCCTTCCACGACGAGCTGCGACCCTTCGCCTGCGACCACCCGGATTGCGACCGGACCTTCGCCATGAAGCAGAGTCTACAGCGGCACCGCGTTGTGCATGACCCGCAGCGGAAGAAGATGACACGGCCCAAGAAGTCGCTGGCGTCCCGGTTGAGCGGATTCAGCGACAAGATGGCAAAAGGGCGGCTGAGCGAGTCCCGGAAGTCCCCCGGGCCGGTGGAGCTGGTCCACCTCCTGCAGGACACGGCTCTGCTAGGTGGACCCCCTCAGGAGCTGTCCCCACTCATGCTGTAG